One genomic window of Pantanalinema sp. includes the following:
- the alaS gene encoding alanine--tRNA ligase, with product MSLSGHEIRAKYIEFFKRKGHAHLPSSSLVPKNDPTVLLTTAGMLQFKPIFMGVEAAPNPPKAVTVQKCFRTTDLDNVGRTARHHTFFQMLGNFSFGDYFKAEAIAYAWEFLTVDLALPKDRLWVSVFETDDEALAIWRDTIGVPADRIVRMGEEDNFWAAGPTGPCGPCSEIYFDQGVSAGNGNPDAILGEDDDRYLEIWNLVFMQYNRDETGTLTPLPAQNIDTGMGLERIASVIQGVPTNYDTDLVKPIILKAAELAGVTYGADKEKDVSLKVIADHIRGAVFLIGDGVVPSNEGRGYVLRRIMRRAIRHAKLLGMQRPFLAELGELIISHYAYYPELSAQKEFILQSLSAEETRFSQTIDRGSQLLANAFDTFGADNKVIPGETAFELYDTYGFPFELTVELAAEKGFSVDETGFHAAMELQRERARKAREEAGVTFSAVDLKTKEATPFKGYASTQESAEVREVFTDKSGRTGVVLDHTPFYAESGGQVGDQGVLGTTRVVDTQKMGPTIVHLLEAGSEAPSVGDRVEAKVDLALREATMRHHTATHLLHAALKQVLGPQVNQAGSLVGPEELRFDFTFARAMTPEEIAKVEDLVNAEVFANRTVAHIEMSLADAQASGAMALFGEKYGETVRVIDVPGFSKELCGGTHVRATGTIGTFKVVREEGIAAGIRRVTAVAGTAALAYFRSQAEAIAAAGTLLKASAEDLPERIEKLQDRVKATEAEVRALKSRLAIAQTESLLEGAIAVGSYRLIAAVVPNMAPDAIKGAVEHLRDKLKSGVVVLGSVEDGKLAMVAAASDDLVKEGAHAGKLIGSLMGLVGGKGGGKPQIAQGGGGEPGKLNEAIAQVSALVAQQIPVNA from the coding sequence TTGTCACTCAGCGGTCACGAGATCCGGGCCAAGTACATCGAATTCTTCAAGCGCAAGGGCCACGCGCACCTGCCCAGCTCCTCGCTGGTGCCCAAGAACGACCCGACCGTCCTGCTGACCACGGCAGGCATGCTGCAGTTCAAGCCCATCTTCATGGGCGTCGAGGCCGCCCCCAACCCGCCCAAGGCGGTGACGGTGCAGAAGTGCTTCCGCACCACCGACCTGGACAACGTGGGGCGCACCGCACGGCACCACACCTTCTTCCAGATGCTCGGCAACTTCTCGTTCGGCGACTACTTCAAGGCCGAGGCGATCGCCTACGCCTGGGAGTTCCTCACCGTCGACCTCGCGCTCCCCAAGGACCGGCTCTGGGTCTCGGTGTTCGAGACCGACGACGAGGCGCTCGCCATCTGGCGCGACACGATCGGCGTGCCCGCCGATCGCATCGTGCGCATGGGCGAGGAGGACAACTTCTGGGCGGCGGGCCCCACCGGCCCCTGCGGCCCGTGCTCGGAGATCTACTTCGACCAGGGCGTGAGCGCCGGCAACGGCAACCCGGATGCCATCCTCGGCGAGGACGACGACCGCTACCTCGAGATCTGGAACCTGGTCTTCATGCAGTACAACCGCGACGAAACCGGCACCCTGACTCCCCTGCCCGCCCAGAACATCGACACCGGCATGGGCCTCGAGCGCATCGCCTCGGTGATCCAGGGGGTGCCGACCAACTACGACACCGACCTGGTCAAGCCCATCATCCTCAAGGCGGCCGAGCTCGCAGGCGTCACCTACGGCGCCGACAAGGAGAAGGACGTCTCGCTCAAGGTCATCGCCGACCACATCCGCGGCGCGGTCTTCCTGATCGGCGACGGGGTCGTCCCCTCCAACGAGGGCCGCGGCTACGTCCTGCGCCGCATCATGCGCCGGGCCATCCGCCACGCCAAGCTGCTCGGCATGCAGCGCCCCTTCCTCGCGGAGCTCGGCGAGCTGATCATCTCGCACTACGCCTACTACCCCGAGCTGAGCGCCCAGAAGGAGTTCATCCTCCAAAGCCTCTCGGCCGAGGAGACCCGCTTCAGCCAGACCATCGACCGCGGCTCGCAGCTCTTGGCCAACGCCTTCGACACCTTCGGGGCCGACAACAAGGTCATCCCCGGCGAGACCGCCTTCGAGCTGTACGACACCTACGGCTTCCCGTTCGAGCTGACCGTCGAGCTCGCCGCCGAGAAGGGCTTCTCGGTCGACGAGACCGGCTTCCACGCGGCCATGGAGCTGCAGCGCGAGCGGGCCCGCAAGGCGCGCGAGGAGGCGGGCGTGACCTTCTCGGCCGTGGATCTCAAGACCAAGGAGGCCACCCCCTTCAAGGGCTACGCCTCCACCCAGGAGTCGGCCGAGGTCCGCGAGGTCTTCACCGACAAGAGCGGCCGCACCGGGGTGGTGCTCGACCATACCCCCTTCTACGCCGAATCGGGCGGCCAGGTGGGCGACCAGGGCGTGCTCGGCACGACCCGGGTCGTCGACACCCAGAAGATGGGCCCGACCATCGTTCACCTGCTCGAGGCGGGCAGCGAGGCGCCGTCGGTCGGCGATCGCGTCGAGGCCAAGGTGGATCTCGCCCTGCGCGAGGCGACCATGCGGCACCACACCGCGACCCACCTCCTGCACGCGGCCCTCAAGCAGGTGCTCGGCCCCCAGGTCAACCAGGCGGGCTCGCTTGTCGGCCCCGAGGAGCTTCGCTTCGACTTCACCTTCGCCCGGGCCATGACCCCCGAGGAGATCGCGAAGGTCGAGGATCTCGTCAACGCCGAGGTCTTCGCCAACCGCACGGTCGCCCACATCGAGATGAGCCTCGCCGACGCCCAGGCATCCGGGGCCATGGCGCTGTTCGGCGAGAAGTACGGCGAGACGGTCCGCGTCATCGACGTGCCCGGCTTCAGCAAGGAGCTGTGCGGCGGCACCCACGTGCGCGCCACCGGCACCATCGGCACCTTCAAGGTCGTGCGCGAGGAGGGGATCGCCGCGGGTATCCGCCGCGTCACCGCGGTGGCGGGCACCGCAGCCCTCGCCTACTTCCGGAGCCAGGCCGAGGCGATCGCCGCGGCCGGCACCCTGCTCAAGGCCTCGGCCGAGGATCTGCCCGAGCGCATCGAGAAGCTCCAGGACAGGGTCAAGGCCACCGAGGCCGAGGTCAGGGCCCTCAAGAGCCGCCTTGCGATCGCCCAGACCGAATCGCTCCTGGAAGGCGCGATCGCCGTGGGATCCTACCGCCTGATCGCCGCGGTGGTGCCCAACATGGCCCCCGACGCGATCAAGGGCGCGGTCGAGCACCTGCGCGACAAGCTCAAGTCGGGGGTGGTGGTCCTGGGCTCGGTCGAGGACGGCAAGCTCGCCATGGTGGCGGCGGCCTCGGACGACCTGGTCAAGGAAGGCGCCCATGCCGGCAAGCTCATCGGCTCCCTGATGGGCCTGGTGGGCGGCAAGGGGGGCGGCAAGCCCCAGATCGCCCAGGGCGGCGGCGGCGAGCCCGGCAAGCTGAACGAGGCGATCGCCCAGGTCAGCGCACTCGTCGCCCAGCAGATCCCGGTCAACGCGTAG
- a CDS encoding YtxH domain-containing protein, which produces MSAKRNLTFYATALIGTALGTAAGLLLAPKSGEDTRKKLKRMAGEISEQFPSMEDLRLRGRQVLRNAPDLIASRRKRPTNIIQLYREKED; this is translated from the coding sequence ATGAGCGCGAAGCGCAACCTCACGTTCTACGCCACCGCCCTGATCGGGACCGCCCTCGGCACCGCCGCGGGCCTCTTGCTCGCGCCAAAGTCGGGCGAGGACACCCGCAAGAAGCTCAAGCGGATGGCCGGCGAGATCAGCGAGCAGTTCCCCTCGATGGAGGACCTGCGCCTCAGGGGCCGCCAGGTCCTCAGGAACGCGCCCGATCTCATCGCTTCCAGGCGCAAGCGCCCGACCAACATCATCCAGCTCTACCGCGAGAAGGAAGACTAG
- a CDS encoding YtxH domain-containing protein — protein sequence MERRSASGLEVLGSLVIGAVGGFMLGMLFAPQSGSRTREQVAENLGDLSLRANELAENVVGNTESLLNTTRTTIEEKLTLLSEAVEAGRKAAAYKREELIENDGPSPEQA from the coding sequence ATGGAACGTCGATCCGCTTCGGGGCTCGAGGTGCTTGGTAGCCTGGTGATTGGCGCCGTCGGGGGCTTCATGCTCGGCATGCTTTTCGCTCCCCAGTCCGGCAGCCGCACCCGCGAGCAGGTGGCCGAGAACCTGGGTGATCTCTCGCTTCGGGCCAACGAGCTCGCCGAGAACGTCGTGGGCAACACCGAGAGCCTTCTAAACACCACCCGCACCACCATCGAGGAGAAGCTCACCCTCCTCAGCGAGGCGGTCGAGGCCGGGCGCAAGGCCGCTGCCTACAAGCGCGAAGAGTTGATCGAGAACGACGGCCCCTCCCCCGAACAGGCTTAG
- a CDS encoding general stress protein: protein MVGNKPGPAKGDPRMVEAGRRGGQTVKEERGREFFQQIGKKGGQATKAKYGPEFFSSIGRKGGEAVKKERGVEFYSSIGRKGGSTSRAGRRKVVK from the coding sequence ATGGTTGGAAACAAGCCAGGACCGGCCAAGGGCGATCCCCGCATGGTCGAAGCGGGACGCCGCGGCGGTCAGACCGTCAAGGAAGAGCGCGGTCGCGAATTCTTCCAGCAGATCGGCAAGAAGGGCGGACAGGCCACCAAGGCCAAGTACGGCCCCGAGTTCTTCTCGAGCATCGGCCGCAAGGGCGGCGAGGCCGTCAAGAAAGAGCGAGGCGTCGAGTTCTACTCGAGCATCGGCCGCAAGGGCGGATCGACCTCGAGGGCAGGCCGGCGCAAGGTCGTCAAATAA
- a CDS encoding inorganic phosphate transporter has product MPEVTIALLVLVIFLALAFDFINGFHDTANAIAASVSTGVLSPRRAILMAAILNFLGAVTIGTAVAKTIGKGIIDPVYVTQPLVVAALLAAIFWNLVTWYWGLPSSSSHALIGGIVGAGIAGHGFGSIHWLGPKSFSNIVQSLVISPVMGFGIAFALLVGLYWIFRRFLPHQVRDTFRVGQIFAAAFISFSHGSNDAQKAMGIITMAMISAGLLKEFTVPTWVMVACATAMGIGTASGGTKIIKTMGTKIVKLTPIQGFGADMTSAFVITLASHFGLPVSTTHVAAGSIMGVGATRRFSAVRWGVAGNMVTAWIVTIPITATLAYIFYWFLMSVLHLH; this is encoded by the coding sequence ATGCCTGAGGTCACGATCGCGCTCCTGGTCCTGGTCATCTTCCTCGCGCTCGCCTTCGACTTCATCAACGGCTTCCACGACACCGCCAACGCCATCGCGGCGTCAGTCTCCACCGGCGTGCTCAGCCCGCGCCGCGCCATCCTCATGGCGGCGATCCTCAACTTCCTGGGGGCCGTCACCATCGGCACGGCGGTCGCCAAGACCATCGGCAAGGGCATCATCGATCCGGTCTACGTGACCCAGCCCCTGGTGGTGGCCGCCCTGTTGGCCGCCATCTTCTGGAACCTGGTGACCTGGTACTGGGGCCTTCCCTCCAGCTCGTCCCACGCGCTGATCGGCGGCATCGTGGGCGCCGGCATCGCGGGCCACGGCTTCGGATCCATCCACTGGCTCGGGCCCAAGAGCTTCTCCAACATCGTCCAGAGCCTGGTCATCTCGCCGGTCATGGGCTTCGGCATCGCCTTCGCGCTGCTGGTCGGGCTGTACTGGATCTTCCGGCGGTTCCTGCCGCACCAGGTCCGCGACACCTTCCGGGTGGGGCAGATCTTCGCCGCGGCGTTCATCAGCTTCAGTCACGGCTCCAACGACGCCCAGAAGGCCATGGGCATCATCACCATGGCCATGATCTCGGCCGGCTTGCTCAAGGAGTTCACCGTGCCCACCTGGGTCATGGTGGCCTGCGCCACCGCCATGGGGATCGGCACCGCCTCGGGCGGCACCAAGATCATCAAGACCATGGGCACCAAGATCGTGAAGCTGACGCCCATCCAGGGCTTCGGTGCCGACATGACCTCGGCCTTCGTCATCACCCTCGCCTCGCACTTCGGCCTGCCCGTCAGCACCACCCACGTGGCGGCGGGCTCGATCATGGGCGTGGGGGCCACGCGCCGGTTCAGCGCGGTGCGCTGGGGGGTGGCCGGAAACATGGTCACGGCCTGGATCGTGACCATCCCCATCACCGCCACCCTCGCCTACATCTTCTACTGGTTCCTCATGTCGGTCCTGCACCTGCACTAG
- a CDS encoding DUF47 family protein produces MFSLIPREESFFDLLEASAKNVIDTARLLRDMVEDYRNLPERFQKIRDSEHAGDRITHQIMDKLNRTFITPIDREDIHSLAFALDDIVDSIELIADRFLLYKIEKPTGMTISLVRILVRCCEEIHSAMGLLRTPKRIKEILDHTIEINRLENEGDQLSRAALERLFDQPGDTPAAVLDVIKWKELYDVLEEAIDFTEDVADRLHGVVIKNA; encoded by the coding sequence ATGTTTAGCCTCATCCCTCGCGAGGAGAGCTTCTTCGACCTCCTCGAGGCCTCGGCCAAGAACGTCATCGACACCGCGCGCCTGCTGCGCGACATGGTGGAGGACTACCGCAACCTCCCCGAACGCTTCCAGAAGATCCGCGACAGCGAACATGCGGGTGACCGGATCACCCATCAGATCATGGACAAGCTCAACCGGACCTTCATCACCCCCATCGACCGCGAGGACATCCACTCGCTGGCGTTCGCCCTCGACGACATCGTCGACTCGATCGAGCTGATCGCCGATCGCTTCCTGCTCTACAAGATCGAGAAGCCCACGGGCATGACCATCTCGCTGGTTCGCATCCTGGTGCGCTGCTGCGAGGAGATCCACTCCGCCATGGGCCTCTTGCGCACCCCCAAGCGGATCAAGGAGATCCTCGACCACACCATCGAGATCAACCGCCTCGAGAACGAGGGCGATCAGCTCTCGCGCGCGGCCCTCGAGCGCCTCTTCGATCAGCCGGGCGATACCCCGGCCGCGGTCCTGGACGTGATCAAGTGGAAGGAGCTCTACGACGTCCTGGAAGAAGCCATCGACTTCACCGAGGACGTGGCGGACCGCCTGCACGGAGTCGTGATCAAAAATGCCTGA
- the trpE gene encoding anthranilate synthase component I, with protein MKVFPPLDHFKTTARQAERHVLYAEISADLETPVSAYLKVASTRTPAFLLESVEQGDRLGRYSYLGCDPEEVLRFGPETDPYHALKLLMRSSRLAAAPDLPPFAGGAVGFWGFETVRHLEPAVGEAPPDDLGLPEAAFMLTRTLLAFDHARRTIRIMTHVRPGDAPETAYHEGCERIHAWIERLRAPLSAEPLSLDHRAEPLAFTSTMTRDAFCAMVERAKEHILAGDVFQLVGSQRLSAPFPGEPFDLYRTLRTVNPSPYMFFVDWGDFQLVGSSPEVMVRLDGRTATVRPIAGTRRRGGASDEALGEDLKADPKERSEHVMLVDLGRNDLGRVCKPGSVEVTDLMTLERFSHVLHMTSTVTGELADGLDGLDLLAACFPAGTVSGAPKIRAMQLINELEPFKRGPYAGAVGVLGYDGSINTGITIRTMVVRDGRVHVQAGAGIVADSIPENEYQETLNKAQALLQALQLAPIPSP; from the coding sequence ATGAAGGTCTTCCCCCCTCTCGACCACTTCAAGACGACGGCCCGCCAGGCCGAGCGTCACGTGCTCTACGCCGAGATCAGCGCCGACTTGGAGACCCCCGTCTCGGCCTACCTGAAGGTGGCGAGCACGCGGACCCCGGCGTTCCTGCTGGAGAGCGTCGAGCAGGGCGATCGCCTCGGCCGCTACTCCTACCTCGGGTGCGATCCGGAGGAGGTCCTGCGCTTCGGCCCCGAGACCGACCCGTACCATGCCCTCAAGCTCCTCATGCGCTCCTCTCGGCTGGCCGCTGCTCCGGACCTCCCCCCCTTCGCGGGCGGGGCCGTCGGATTCTGGGGTTTCGAGACCGTGCGCCACCTGGAGCCTGCCGTCGGCGAAGCACCGCCGGATGACCTGGGTCTGCCCGAGGCCGCCTTCATGCTCACCCGGACCCTCCTGGCCTTCGACCATGCCAGACGGACCATCCGGATCATGACGCACGTCCGGCCCGGCGACGCGCCCGAGACCGCTTACCACGAAGGCTGCGAGCGGATCCACGCGTGGATCGAGCGCCTGCGCGCGCCGCTCTCGGCCGAGCCCCTCTCGCTCGACCATCGTGCCGAGCCCCTCGCCTTCACCTCGACTATGACGCGCGACGCGTTCTGCGCGATGGTCGAGCGCGCCAAGGAGCACATCCTGGCCGGCGACGTCTTCCAGCTGGTGGGTTCTCAGCGCCTGAGCGCACCTTTTCCGGGCGAGCCCTTCGACCTCTACCGCACCCTGAGGACCGTCAACCCCAGCCCGTACATGTTTTTCGTCGACTGGGGCGACTTCCAGCTCGTCGGCTCGAGCCCCGAGGTCATGGTACGGCTGGACGGCCGCACCGCCACCGTCCGGCCCATCGCGGGGACGCGACGTCGGGGGGGGGCGAGCGACGAGGCCCTCGGCGAGGACCTCAAGGCCGACCCCAAGGAGCGATCCGAGCACGTCATGCTGGTCGATCTCGGCCGCAACGACCTGGGACGCGTCTGCAAGCCGGGCTCGGTCGAGGTGACCGACCTGATGACGCTCGAGCGCTTCAGTCACGTGCTGCACATGACCTCGACCGTGACGGGCGAGCTTGCTGACGGCCTCGACGGCCTCGACCTGCTCGCTGCCTGCTTCCCGGCGGGCACCGTCTCGGGGGCCCCCAAGATCCGGGCCATGCAACTCATCAACGAACTCGAACCGTTCAAGCGCGGCCCCTACGCGGGGGCCGTCGGCGTACTCGGGTACGACGGCTCGATCAACACCGGCATCACGATCCGCACCATGGTGGTGCGAGACGGCCGGGTTCACGTTCAGGCGGGGGCCGGCATCGTCGCCGATTCGATCCCGGAGAACGAGTACCAGGAAACGCTGAACAAGGCGCAGGCGCTGCTGCAGGCGCTGCAGCTCGCCCCGATCCCCTCACCATAA
- a CDS encoding diacylglycerol kinase family protein: MHAAPLLAIVLNPVSGPTRTRGAEWEWLEGLARESGWEPRLFMSEGEGHIEALVREAIALGARRVVVAGGDGSINEALQGLANTDVELGIIPAGTSNILANELSLPADFQAAARVAFHGAALAIDVGRANGRYFALMVGIGYDAVTVISMWPQLKRLAGQMAYTLAGIQAFVSHRATRMTIRIDGGKRLRRLVYMLVVANTRLYGRSNASVAEHADVRDGYFDLCVFRTRSWYHVIFGLIRVLLRVPTRFSRIETHPCRQIEIRSARPVPYQLDGDLRGVLPLTVEMCPRALKVVMADS, translated from the coding sequence ATGCATGCCGCCCCGCTTCTCGCGATCGTCCTGAACCCCGTCTCCGGCCCCACGCGCACCCGCGGGGCCGAATGGGAGTGGCTGGAGGGGCTGGCAAGAGAGAGCGGCTGGGAGCCCCGCCTGTTCATGAGTGAGGGCGAGGGCCACATCGAGGCCCTCGTGCGCGAGGCGATCGCCCTGGGGGCGCGCCGCGTCGTGGTGGCGGGCGGCGACGGCTCGATCAACGAGGCCCTCCAGGGCCTGGCCAACACCGACGTCGAGCTCGGGATCATCCCGGCCGGCACCAGCAACATCCTCGCCAACGAGCTCTCGCTGCCCGCGGACTTTCAGGCGGCCGCCCGGGTCGCCTTCCACGGCGCCGCGCTGGCCATCGACGTGGGGCGCGCAAATGGGCGCTACTTCGCCTTGATGGTGGGCATCGGCTACGACGCGGTGACCGTCATCTCCATGTGGCCCCAGCTCAAGCGCCTGGCGGGTCAGATGGCCTACACCCTCGCGGGGATCCAGGCTTTCGTCAGCCACCGCGCCACCCGGATGACCATCCGGATCGACGGGGGCAAGCGCCTGCGCCGCCTGGTCTACATGCTGGTGGTGGCCAATACCCGCCTGTACGGGCGATCCAACGCCTCGGTCGCCGAGCATGCGGATGTGCGCGACGGCTACTTCGACCTCTGCGTGTTCCGCACCCGGTCCTGGTACCACGTGATCTTCGGCCTCATCCGGGTGCTCTTGCGGGTACCCACCCGCTTCTCCCGCATCGAGACGCACCCCTGCCGCCAGATCGAGATCCGCTCGGCGCGGCCCGTGCCCTACCAGCTCGACGGAGACCTGCGCGGCGTCTTGCCCTTGACGGTCGAGATGTGCCCTCGGGCCCTCAAGGTCGTCATGGCGGATTCTTGA
- a CDS encoding deoxynucleoside kinase — protein sequence MQVESKPKVIVIAGNIGCGKSSLSKWLADKLNYVPWYESVDDNPYLDDFYGDMRQWSFHLQVYFLSTRIETYRRVVTSGRPAILDRSIFEDAAIFAKNAFQTGLMNDRDFNTYLRIYDGIIPSCPPPDLLIYLQASVPTLLRRIAKRGRDYEASIPREYLEQLNVLYEDWIQAFDLCPKLILPADDLDFVNSYHDFGYILDMIEAMRVAPEQPLLPGLGLRGAVPV from the coding sequence ATGCAGGTCGAATCCAAGCCCAAGGTCATCGTGATCGCGGGGAACATCGGCTGCGGCAAGTCCTCGCTGTCCAAGTGGCTCGCCGACAAGCTCAACTACGTGCCGTGGTACGAGTCGGTCGACGACAACCCCTACCTCGACGACTTCTACGGCGACATGCGGCAGTGGAGCTTCCACCTGCAGGTCTACTTCCTCTCGACCCGCATCGAGACTTACCGCCGCGTGGTCACCAGCGGCCGGCCGGCGATCCTGGATCGCTCGATCTTCGAGGATGCCGCGATCTTCGCGAAGAACGCCTTCCAGACGGGCCTGATGAACGACCGGGACTTCAACACCTACCTGCGGATCTACGACGGCATCATCCCGTCGTGCCCCCCGCCCGACCTGCTGATCTACCTCCAGGCCTCGGTGCCGACGCTGCTGCGCCGGATCGCCAAGCGTGGCCGGGACTACGAGGCCAGCATCCCGAGGGAGTACCTGGAGCAGCTCAACGTGCTGTACGAGGACTGGATTCAGGCGTTCGACCTCTGCCCCAAGCTGATCCTGCCCGCCGACGACCTGGACTTCGTGAACTCCTACCACGACTTCGGCTACATCCTCGACATGATCGAGGCCATGCGGGTCGCGCCCGAGCAGCCCCTGCTGCCGGGGCTCGGCCTGCGTGGTGCGGTCCCGGTCTAA
- a CDS encoding response regulator transcription factor, with translation MPCILLIDDQEELLETLAEWLRYSGYRTEIAPDAGRALDLIRRVRVDVAVTDLQLPGVNGLELLGLLKSHDPTLEVIFLTGRGTMQDAIEALREGRAFDFLQKPLRDLGNLNEAIDRAFAHKRSRAHPRQTGPLSVPSHVEPLSCREVEIIALLAQGIDNREIAERLVLSEKTVKNHLTRIYEKLKVSNRTQAVILCQQYGII, from the coding sequence ATGCCCTGCATCCTGCTGATCGACGATCAGGAAGAGTTGCTCGAAACCCTCGCCGAGTGGCTCCGGTACAGCGGCTACCGCACCGAGATAGCCCCCGACGCCGGGCGCGCGCTGGATCTGATTCGCCGCGTGCGCGTCGACGTGGCGGTGACCGATCTTCAATTGCCGGGGGTCAACGGCCTCGAGTTGCTGGGGCTTCTCAAGTCCCACGATCCGACCCTCGAGGTCATCTTCCTGACGGGACGCGGCACCATGCAGGACGCCATCGAGGCCCTGCGCGAAGGCCGGGCTTTCGACTTCCTCCAGAAGCCCCTGCGTGACCTTGGCAACCTGAACGAAGCCATCGACAGGGCCTTCGCCCACAAGCGTTCCAGGGCTCACCCGCGCCAGACCGGGCCGCTGTCGGTGCCCTCGCACGTCGAGCCCCTGAGCTGTCGCGAGGTCGAGATCATCGCCCTGCTCGCCCAAGGCATCGACAACCGCGAGATCGCCGAGCGCCTCGTCCTGAGCGAGAAGACGGTGAAGAACCACCTGACGCGAATCTACGAGAAGCTCAAGGTCTCCAACCGGACCCAGGCGGTCATCCTTTGCCAGCAGTACGGGATCATCTGA